The sequence AGCCGGGCGAGAAATTCGTCCGTGGCCCGCACCCCGAGGGGCGGGGGCCCTATCACCGCCTTGACCCCGTACCTCCTTTCCAGGTAGACGGCCCCCGCCTGGCCGGCGTGAGGCTGCAGGGCAAAGGTGGCCAGAGAGTTGGCCATGTCCCGGATAGCCTCCACCGGGGTGCCGCCCGGAGGATAGTAGGGCATGGTGGTGGGCGGCGCCAGGGGGGCGTCCAGGGTGTCGCTGATGTCAAAGAGCACGATGCCCTCGATCTCCATGTGCCGCAGGAGGTGCTTGATTTCCCGGATGTCTCCCGGATATAAGAGCCCGGGAATGATGTTCACCCTGCCGTTGGGCCGGCCGCCAGGCACGGCCAGGCTTTCCACGAAGGCGCGCGCGGCGCGGTTGTAACCCTCCACGTGGGAGCCGGCGAAGCTGGGGGTGTTGACCAGGACGATGGGAATCCGCTCTGCCTTCTCCGTCCCGATTTCCTTGCGCAGTTGAGATCGGGCCATCTTGATGAAGCTGACCATGTCGTCGCCGATGATCTCGCTGGAGCAGGTGGTTACCACCCCGATCAGCTCCGGCCAGTAGCGCAGCACCAGATTCCGGAGGCCCTCCACCAGGTTACGCCGGCCGCCGAAGACCGCGGCGTCCTCGTGAAAGGAGGCGGTGGCGATGGTGGCCGGCTCCTTGAACACCCGGCAGAAGGTGTAGCGCACGTAAGTGGTGCAGCCCTGGGCCCCCTGGACGAAAGGTATTGCCCGCCTCACCCCCAGCACCGCCCACATGGCGCCCAGGGGCATGCAGGTGCGGTTGGGGTTGATCACCACCGCCCGGTTGGCCGAGGGAACCAACTCCGGCGGCCGGGGGATGTACTCCGGCGAAGCCGGCACCTTCTGGATTTTGATCTGATCGTACGGCAGGCCGGTAATGGGGATTTCTACCGTGCTCATAATCTGGCGCCTTCCTCCTCCTCGGTCCTGAGCCCGGCCCCGAAGCCCCACTGCAGCCTCCACACCGGGGCGTAGAGGGCCTGGTAGATGTCCCGGGCGAAATTCACCAGGCCCACAAACCCGGCGTAGGGCCCCTTCTCGTAGGAATGGGAGTTGAGGGTGGGAACGCCCAGCTTGCGGGCGATGTACTTCTCCTTCAAGCCGGTGATAAAGAGGTCGGGCCTCTCGGTCTTGAGCATCTCTTCGATTTCGAACTCGTTGGGGTTATCGATGACCAGCATCCCCTCCGGCGCCCGGGCGTTTATCTTCTCGTAGTCGTCCTCGTGGGCAAAGGTGCAGGCCACGGCCACCACGGTCATTCCCAGCTCTTCCATCACCCTGATCCAGTGCCACACCCGCGGCCCCCCCACGTATATGGCCACCCGCTTTCCCGCCAGCCTTTCCCGGTAAAAGGCCAGGCTCCGCTCCACCCGTTGCCGCTCCTCGGCGATCACCTGCTCCGCCCGCTCTTCCAGGCCGAAGAAGGCGGCCGTCCTGCGCAGGGCTTCGGCGGTCTGGTGCAGGCCGAAGAGCGAAACCCGCACGAAGGGGATGTCAAAGCCGTCCTCAAGCATGTGGGCGATGTACTCGGCGGAACGCTGGCAATGCACCACGTTGAGCTTTACGTCCGGCATCTTCACCAGATTTTCGATGCGCTCGTTGCCGCTGAACACCGCCGCCACCCGCAGGCCGATCTTTTCAAACAGGGGCCTTACCACCTTCAGGTCCCAGTCGATGTTGTACTCGCCGATGAGGCAGATGTCGTAAGGGGTTTTCTCCTCTTCCGCCATCTTCAGCTCCGGGCGGCGCTCCCGAAGCTGGCGGATCTGGCGGTAGAACTGGGTGTTGAAATCGTGGTGCCCCTTGGACTGGCTCACCCCCGAGCAGCCCGGAGACTGCGAGGTAAAGACCAGCTTGCCGGTCCTCCTTTCCACCTGTCGGGCCACCGCCTGCACGTCGTCCCCTATCAGCCCGGTGGTGCAGGTAGTAAAGATTATCAGGCCCTTGGCCTCCGGGAACAGGCGTATGGCCTCCAGGCAGGCCTGCTCCAGCTTCTTTACGCCGCCGAAGACCACGTCCTTTTCCTGCATGTCGGTGCACAAACAGTAGCGCCGGTTAAAGGCCACGTTGGTCAATCTGGCGGGCGTGGCCCAGGGGTAGAAATCCGAAAGGTGGCGGCGCGTGCCCCAGGTGTACCAGGCACAGCCCACCGGGGCGTGCACCACCTGCAGCACGTCGGCTATGGGCCCGCCCACCACCCCGCGGGCGCCGGCGAAGGCGCAACCCCGCTCGGTCATGTCCCCGGGAACGGTGGCAAGGTTGCAGGCCGGAATTATGGGTTCCCGCTCGGTGCGGTATATGTGCTTTTGCCTCTCCGGAATAGCCCGGTCGCACTCCATGCTGACGAAGGGCATAGCCTCTACCTCCCCAACTTAGCTACAGGGCCGCCGGCCCCTTTTCGCCGGTGCGTATGCGCACCGCTTCCTCCACCG comes from Clostridia bacterium and encodes:
- a CDS encoding nitrogenase, with product MSTVEIPITGLPYDQIKIQKVPASPEYIPRPPELVPSANRAVVINPNRTCMPLGAMWAVLGVRRAIPFVQGAQGCTTYVRYTFCRVFKEPATIATASFHEDAAVFGGRRNLVEGLRNLVLRYWPELIGVVTTCSSEIIGDDMVSFIKMARSQLRKEIGTEKAERIPIVLVNTPSFAGSHVEGYNRAARAFVESLAVPGGRPNGRVNIIPGLLYPGDIREIKHLLRHMEIEGIVLFDISDTLDAPLAPPTTMPYYPPGGTPVEAIRDMANSLATFALQPHAGQAGAVYLERRYGVKAVIGPPPLGVRATDEFLARLSELTGRPVPRALLDERGRLIDFLADALHHTMMKKVAVMGDPDTVLGVTGFLLEMGMEPVALASGTASKTFTHDAERLLAQAEYRGEAPLILNGGDLFEFEEYLKQQPRLDLILGNSRAVDIARELRVPLVRVGFPIYDRFGYQKRPIVGYRGGELLLMEIVNALLDYQYPDDRTQQL
- a CDS encoding nitrogenase component I subunit alpha is translated as MPFVSMECDRAIPERQKHIYRTEREPIIPACNLATVPGDMTERGCAFAGARGVVGGPIADVLQVVHAPVGCAWYTWGTRRHLSDFYPWATPARLTNVAFNRRYCLCTDMQEKDVVFGGVKKLEQACLEAIRLFPEAKGLIIFTTCTTGLIGDDVQAVARQVERRTGKLVFTSQSPGCSGVSQSKGHHDFNTQFYRQIRQLRERRPELKMAEEEKTPYDICLIGEYNIDWDLKVVRPLFEKIGLRVAAVFSGNERIENLVKMPDVKLNVVHCQRSAEYIAHMLEDGFDIPFVRVSLFGLHQTAEALRRTAAFFGLEERAEQVIAEERQRVERSLAFYRERLAGKRVAIYVGGPRVWHWIRVMEELGMTVVAVACTFAHEDDYEKINARAPEGMLVIDNPNEFEIEEMLKTERPDLFITGLKEKYIARKLGVPTLNSHSYEKGPYAGFVGLVNFARDIYQALYAPVWRLQWGFGAGLRTEEEEGARL